In a single window of the Melioribacteraceae bacterium genome:
- a CDS encoding response regulator transcription factor — protein sequence MKIIIADDHKVVREGLKKIFSMNEDFQVIGEAASIAELQKLLEDKTPDLITLDVSFPDRSGLDFIKDIKTQNQSIKILVFSMYPDENFGHRALAIGADGYLSKNADPSEIVLAIKKIIKGGKYLKQEVMEELLLSGMNSINKLPHEKLSDREFEVLRLLGQGNKLTAIAEQLNLSINTVASYKSRIQDKLNITSTAALIKYAVENKLV from the coding sequence ATGAAAATTATAATAGCCGATGACCATAAAGTTGTTAGAGAAGGACTGAAAAAAATATTTTCAATGAATGAGGACTTTCAAGTTATTGGTGAAGCGGCAAGTATTGCGGAACTTCAGAAACTTTTAGAAGATAAGACTCCCGACTTGATCACGCTTGATGTTTCATTCCCGGATAGAAGCGGATTAGATTTCATCAAGGATATAAAAACGCAAAATCAATCAATAAAAATACTTGTATTTAGTATGTATCCCGATGAAAATTTTGGTCATCGTGCACTTGCAATTGGGGCTGATGGTTATCTAAGCAAAAATGCCGATCCAAGTGAGATTGTTCTGGCAATTAAAAAGATTATCAAAGGGGGGAAGTACTTGAAACAGGAAGTAATGGAGGAATTATTATTAAGCGGAATGAATTCAATAAATAAATTACCTCACGAAAAGCTATCTGATAGAGAGTTCGAAGTATTAAGATTATTGGGGCAGGGCAATAAATTAACTGCTATTGCCGAGCAGTTAAATTTGAGTATAAACACTGTCGCTTCATACAAATCCAGAATACAGGATAAATTAAATATCACTTCGACTGCGGCCTTAATTAAGTACGCTGTTGAGAATAAGTTAGTATAA
- a CDS encoding T9SS type A sorting domain-containing protein — protein MVNLFYSMRGNLRNSVFLLIASLILLNPLQLKADGEIQVTGVVQTKTDSSLTVNSLEIFVNSITLISNNANASIPYDSVKVGSLVIIKVKSTLLGRLEATEIKLITKNINIELSGKITALTSNSLTINGLQIFVDTSTILITQFNTKLNFSDMKVGDDIVVKVTQSAEGQLIAVIIILKPENNRQEIELEGKIQLVSSNSIMVLDVELFVDSSTIIVAHRRGIIHLGDLKVGDKVEVRGYLQQDSSYLAKYIKVESEEYESNELEIEGTISALMASSFIVNAITFTVDSATVIFGHYGSLFSFSDLKVGMEVKVKAILQSDSSYKAIKIILNQYEFEKRIEIAGLIEEINTDNFTLGGYTFNIDDQTLIYNNMKQRLSFGDLKVGMFVMVEAYLQGTTFLASKIKVRENTKKANYTGAIETITETSITVNGLVFSTDQNTEFINANRNSITINDLKIGQIVKIKAVHQSGDQYLALKIIVQRFWRPIVKAEGSIESLTINSLTVMGKNFAVDSSTLVIGHGTGVITFASLTLGLNVEVKGSMNNDGILTAKLIKIYPADQFELYGMIDSITGTSFIVTGITIAVDANTVIFDEFDNIIVFDSLKINQFVEVKYIKTTADENLAVKIEIEKDPKHVQYSGVISAANSATIQLSVPTFKITNNTIFLSSEYVPIHSASIQTGQSVIVWAEQNETGELTAVQVQQVSAELTTVQNENKESLPTTYELKQNYPNPFNPSTEISFSISNTEEVSLEVYNMIGQKVAVLINETMNAGSHSVKFNAFNMASGVYLYKLTAGKFVSIKKMILLK, from the coding sequence ATGGTAAACTTATTTTACTCGATGAGGGGAAATCTTAGAAATTCAGTATTTCTTTTAATCGCTTCTTTGATACTTCTAAACCCATTGCAATTAAAAGCGGATGGAGAGATTCAAGTAACCGGCGTAGTACAAACAAAAACTGATTCCAGTCTTACGGTTAATTCACTAGAAATATTTGTGAATTCGATAACACTAATATCCAACAACGCGAACGCAAGCATTCCTTATGATAGTGTAAAAGTTGGTAGTCTGGTTATTATAAAAGTTAAATCGACATTATTAGGTCGGCTTGAAGCAACTGAGATTAAGTTGATTACAAAAAATATAAATATTGAATTAAGCGGAAAAATTACTGCGTTAACTTCAAATTCACTAACAATAAATGGGTTACAAATATTTGTTGACACTAGCACAATTCTTATTACTCAGTTCAATACGAAATTGAATTTTTCAGATATGAAAGTTGGAGATGATATTGTGGTAAAAGTAACCCAATCTGCTGAAGGGCAGTTAATCGCTGTTATAATAATTCTTAAACCGGAAAACAATCGCCAAGAAATTGAACTTGAAGGAAAAATTCAGTTGGTCAGCAGTAATTCAATAATGGTGCTTGATGTTGAGTTATTTGTTGACTCATCAACCATTATAGTTGCTCATAGGAGGGGAATTATTCACCTTGGCGATCTGAAGGTTGGTGATAAAGTCGAAGTGCGAGGATATTTACAACAGGATTCTTCTTATCTGGCAAAGTATATCAAAGTAGAAAGTGAAGAATATGAATCAAACGAACTGGAAATTGAAGGTACAATTAGCGCCTTAATGGCGAGCAGTTTCATTGTTAATGCTATAACATTTACTGTGGATTCTGCAACCGTAATTTTTGGACATTATGGTTCTTTATTTAGTTTTTCAGATTTAAAAGTAGGAATGGAAGTAAAAGTAAAGGCTATTTTGCAAAGCGATAGTAGCTATAAGGCCATTAAAATTATTTTAAACCAATATGAGTTTGAAAAGAGAATCGAAATAGCTGGCTTAATAGAAGAAATCAACACAGACAACTTTACTCTTGGAGGATATACGTTTAATATTGACGATCAGACCTTGATATACAACAATATGAAGCAGAGACTTTCTTTTGGGGACTTAAAAGTTGGAATGTTTGTTATGGTTGAAGCATACTTGCAAGGAACAACTTTTTTAGCATCTAAAATAAAAGTAAGAGAGAATACTAAAAAAGCAAATTATACCGGTGCAATTGAAACTATTACAGAAACTTCAATTACAGTGAACGGGTTGGTTTTTTCTACTGATCAAAACACTGAGTTTATCAATGCTAACAGAAATTCAATTACAATTAATGATTTAAAGATTGGTCAAATTGTAAAAATTAAAGCCGTTCATCAAAGTGGGGACCAGTATTTGGCGCTAAAGATTATTGTACAAAGATTTTGGCGACCTATAGTTAAAGCTGAAGGATCTATTGAAAGCCTAACAATAAATTCTCTTACAGTTATGGGGAAGAATTTTGCAGTTGATTCCTCGACACTCGTTATAGGGCATGGCACAGGTGTGATCACCTTTGCTAGTTTAACCTTAGGATTGAATGTCGAAGTAAAAGGATCAATGAATAATGATGGAATCCTGACAGCCAAACTTATTAAAATTTACCCGGCAGATCAATTTGAACTGTATGGCATGATTGATTCAATAACCGGAACAAGTTTTATCGTCACCGGAATTACAATTGCTGTAGACGCGAATACAGTTATTTTTGATGAATTTGATAACATAATTGTTTTTGATAGTCTCAAAATTAATCAATTTGTTGAGGTGAAATACATCAAGACTACAGCCGATGAAAACCTTGCCGTGAAAATTGAAATTGAAAAAGATCCAAAACATGTTCAATATAGCGGTGTTATTTCGGCAGCAAACAGTGCAACCATTCAGTTGTCAGTTCCTACATTTAAAATTACCAATAATACTATCTTTCTAAGTTCAGAATATGTTCCTATTCATTCCGCTTCAATTCAAACTGGTCAAAGTGTGATTGTTTGGGCAGAACAGAATGAAACTGGGGAATTGACTGCAGTTCAGGTACAACAAGTGTCTGCTGAATTAACCACAGTGCAAAATGAAAACAAAGAATCTTTACCGACAACTTATGAACTGAAACAGAACTACCCCAATCCTTTTAACCCATCAACAGAAATTTCATTTTCCATATCCAACACAGAAGAGGTGAGTTTAGAAGTCTATAATATGATTGGTCAGAAAGTAGCGGTCTTGATAAACGAAACTATGAACGCCGGTTCTCACAGCGTCAAATTTAACGCTTTTAATATGGCGTCTGGAGTTTATTTATATAAACTAACAGCCGGTAAGTTTGTCTCAATTAAAAAGATGATTTTACTCAAATAA
- a CDS encoding T9SS type A sorting domain-containing protein, translating to MKQKVILTLIGALLLRISVIAQLNYTEDFNSLNNWTLYGSPLPQHFSSMKGKTGVFDNNGDSNNNSGGVSKQTFDLSKGFTLESEVYLDFTNTAGCWAGAAIGISDPTYQSWGGYNPWINYSLTANGDACWGSDPSTRPRTRIYINYKTGSTDSDWANFGGDSSPIYADQYANGWHVLKIVVDQNRIPSFYIDNNLVAQGTTPIYAAVLNSARSIWLGDRSSGSAGKAYHNYVNLSLTAPTTTQYTVVTSSNPSTGGITTGHGNYNSGSTVTVTATANSGYTFTNWTENGTTVSSNISYSFTINSNRTLVANFQQQSSSNPSLKPIASSTTVAKGSEFWVEVKAGDPNSVTNLFGVSFKLTSSNSNCTYVDGSAENGGFLGTGSSVLFFPQRVNDQTVDIGLSKISGSGVNGSGLIARAKFNTSSNITSGQTITFSLSDISATNATGQTITFSPFSLTITVSSTIDVWPGDCNNDKAVNSSDIMRIGLYYGQTKPGTNNAGSAWQAYAREPWSTDGTTPTRVYADANGDGAINSADIIPVGLNYAKVHSSVIKNNYEEETLLLKTSAGATVKPIVPISVKRNTPFQVEVKIGDPTPIQNLFGISLKLQSNKSTCTYVDGSALNGGFLGTGSSILFFSQKVNDQTVDIGLSKTSGLGINGAGIIASAQFNSDLDQAITFSLVDVVAIDQNGNSIQLDVQQTEITVDVPNLNSLPVEYTLYQNFPNPFNPTTLISYSIPVAGNVSLKVYDLLGNEVSDLVNEYKNAGNYEIRFNGSQLSSGVYFYKLCSGNFSNTKKFILMK from the coding sequence ATGAAACAAAAAGTAATACTAACATTGATCGGTGCACTTCTTCTGAGAATATCTGTTATTGCACAGTTGAACTATACGGAAGATTTCAATTCATTAAACAATTGGACGTTATATGGGAGTCCATTACCACAACATTTTTCTAGCATGAAAGGCAAAACAGGTGTGTTCGATAATAACGGCGACTCAAATAATAATAGCGGCGGAGTATCAAAGCAAACATTTGATTTGAGTAAAGGATTTACACTTGAAAGTGAAGTGTATCTGGACTTTACAAATACAGCAGGGTGTTGGGCTGGAGCGGCAATCGGAATTTCTGACCCAACATATCAATCATGGGGCGGATATAATCCTTGGATTAACTATTCTTTGACTGCAAATGGAGACGCATGTTGGGGGTCTGATCCATCAACAAGACCAAGAACACGTATATATATTAATTATAAAACGGGTTCAACCGATTCTGATTGGGCAAATTTTGGAGGAGATTCGAGCCCAATCTATGCGGATCAATATGCAAATGGCTGGCATGTGTTAAAGATAGTTGTTGACCAGAACAGAATACCATCATTTTACATTGATAATAATTTAGTGGCTCAGGGCACAACACCCATCTATGCGGCAGTGTTGAATTCAGCGAGGTCGATATGGTTAGGAGATAGATCATCTGGCAGTGCAGGTAAAGCTTATCATAACTATGTGAACTTATCATTAACCGCCCCAACAACAACGCAATATACTGTTGTTACATCTTCTAACCCGAGTACAGGCGGGATAACAACTGGGCACGGTAATTATAATTCTGGTTCAACAGTAACTGTAACTGCTACAGCCAACAGCGGGTATACATTTACAAACTGGACTGAAAATGGTACAACTGTTTCAAGCAACATAAGCTATTCATTTACAATTAATTCGAACAGAACTTTGGTTGCGAATTTTCAACAGCAATCATCATCGAATCCAAGTCTAAAGCCAATTGCATCTTCAACTACTGTTGCAAAAGGATCTGAATTTTGGGTTGAAGTTAAAGCTGGGGACCCTAATTCTGTGACAAATTTATTTGGTGTATCATTCAAATTGACTAGTAGCAATTCCAATTGTACTTATGTAGATGGCAGTGCCGAGAATGGAGGTTTTCTTGGTACAGGCTCTTCTGTATTATTTTTTCCGCAAAGAGTAAATGATCAAACGGTTGATATTGGATTATCTAAAATTTCGGGTTCTGGCGTTAATGGTTCCGGCCTAATTGCAAGAGCAAAGTTTAACACATCATCTAATATTACAAGTGGACAGACAATTACTTTTTCACTTTCTGATATTTCTGCAACAAATGCTACAGGACAGACAATTACCTTTTCTCCTTTTAGCTTAACGATTACTGTGAGTAGCACAATTGATGTATGGCCGGGAGACTGCAATAATGACAAAGCAGTTAATTCAAGTGACATTATGCGGATTGGATTATATTATGGACAAACTAAACCAGGAACGAATAATGCAGGAAGTGCATGGCAAGCTTATGCACGCGAGCCTTGGTCAACAGATGGAACTACACCAACTAGAGTTTATGCAGATGCAAATGGAGATGGTGCAATCAATTCAGCCGATATTATACCTGTAGGATTAAATTATGCAAAAGTACATAGTAGTGTAATCAAAAATAATTATGAGGAAGAAACTTTACTTTTAAAGACCTCAGCTGGAGCAACAGTAAAACCTATCGTGCCTATCAGTGTAAAAAGAAATACTCCGTTTCAGGTTGAAGTAAAAATTGGTGATCCAACCCCGATTCAGAATCTTTTTGGAATTTCCCTAAAACTACAGAGTAATAAATCTACATGTACTTATGTTGATGGAAGTGCATTAAATGGAGGATTTCTCGGAACCGGTTCGTCTATACTATTTTTCTCTCAAAAAGTAAATGATCAAACAGTTGATATTGGATTATCGAAAACCTCTGGCTTAGGTATTAATGGTGCGGGTATAATTGCCAGTGCGCAATTTAACTCTGACTTGGATCAAGCAATAACATTTTCATTAGTAGATGTTGTCGCTATAGATCAAAATGGAAACTCAATACAACTAGATGTTCAGCAGACAGAAATTACTGTAGATGTTCCGAATCTGAATTCACTCCCTGTCGAATATACCCTATATCAAAACTTTCCCAATCCTTTCAACCCAACTACTTTAATTTCCTATTCAATTCCGGTTGCTGGTAATGTATCGTTAAAGGTATATGATTTATTAGGCAACGAGGTTTCGGATTTAGTAAATGAATATAAAAATGCTGGAAATTATGAGATTAGATTTAATGGATCACAACTTTCCAGCGGCGTTTATTTTTATAAACTATGTAGCGGTAATTTTTCTAACACCAAGAAATTCATATTGATGAAGTAA
- a CDS encoding type II toxin-antitoxin system Phd/YefM family antitoxin, giving the protein MRTVNSTSARNNIYSLIDKTNETSEPIIITGKRGNAVLVAEDDWRAIQETLYLLSIPNMRESIIDGMKEPLKKCSDKIVW; this is encoded by the coding sequence ATGAGAACAGTTAATTCAACTTCAGCAAGAAACAATATTTATAGTTTAATAGATAAAACCAACGAAACCAGTGAACCTATAATTATAACCGGAAAAAGGGGCAATGCGGTTTTAGTGGCTGAGGATGACTGGCGTGCTATACAAGAAACGCTCTATTTATTATCAATTCCCAATATGAGGGAATCAATAATTGATGGAATGAAAGAACCGTTAAAAAAATGTTCCGATAAAATTGTATGGTAA
- a CDS encoding Txe/YoeB family addiction module toxin, giving the protein MVKWKVVFTKQALLDAKKINSAGLRPKTEKLFTILEKNPFQNPPPYEKLVGDLSGAYSRRINIRHRLIYQVYKEQNAVKVIRLWTHYE; this is encoded by the coding sequence ATGGTAAAGTGGAAAGTTGTTTTCACTAAGCAAGCATTATTGGATGCAAAAAAAATAAATTCAGCAGGCTTAAGACCTAAAACCGAAAAGTTATTTACAATCTTAGAAAAAAATCCTTTTCAAAATCCGCCTCCATACGAAAAACTCGTTGGTGACTTATCCGGTGCATATTCTCGCAGAATAAACATCCGTCATCGTTTAATTTATCAAGTCTATAAAGAACAAAATGCTGTAAAGGTAATACGGTTGTGGACACATTATGAATAA
- a CDS encoding VCBS repeat-containing protein has product MKHFDENIIELLIHGDKKILKRKEEIENHISECFSCRELYNQITQFYATVEKGENINDRDQKLIESKSLVINPVAVNKDSILSPIPKTIISRTYYFIRTEPVKATVSLAAAIAIFLMGLNFNSIFQNNNPAVSVLNDSLKTLRVYNNSSNELYSIPYYSPFIVSENEILYNINTHILSDLDNDKINELISIVQTSKKEPKNYNEVKIYNNKGEVINSATIGGEVEYFGRKLGSYFVAFSLVVADFDKDGFKEIYVGGHSYNSPYVLTKFDHQLNKIGEYWHHGHLWGMNYLQLGSEEGIVLLGLNDVNDDKAFPVAVFLDPNKIMGKLQSANTPVFKDLPLLNETHYKKFARTWISDSIKHKPRINTLLEVTNDSTFKVQYGFSSITYTNLYSSLILTLNKNFEVVDILQPDGFKRKWGKLDGQSF; this is encoded by the coding sequence ATGAAACACTTCGATGAAAATATTATTGAGCTCTTGATTCATGGGGATAAGAAAATTCTGAAGCGGAAGGAAGAAATTGAGAATCATATATCCGAATGTTTTAGCTGCAGGGAGTTATACAATCAAATCACTCAATTCTATGCTACAGTGGAAAAGGGGGAAAACATAAATGATAGGGATCAGAAATTAATAGAGTCAAAATCTCTTGTAATTAACCCGGTTGCAGTAAATAAAGATTCTATTCTATCCCCAATTCCCAAAACAATAATCTCAAGAACCTATTATTTTATTAGAACAGAACCGGTAAAAGCCACGGTTTCTCTTGCCGCTGCTATTGCAATATTTTTAATGGGACTAAATTTTAACTCTATTTTTCAAAATAATAATCCGGCAGTTTCGGTTCTCAACGATAGCTTAAAAACATTACGGGTTTATAATAATTCATCAAATGAGCTTTACTCAATTCCCTATTATTCACCCTTTATTGTTAGTGAAAATGAAATACTTTATAATATAAATACCCATATACTTTCGGATTTGGATAATGACAAAATAAATGAACTGATCTCAATTGTACAAACAAGCAAGAAGGAGCCGAAGAATTATAATGAGGTGAAAATCTACAATAATAAGGGAGAGGTAATTAACAGCGCAACAATTGGAGGTGAGGTAGAATATTTTGGAAGAAAATTGGGATCCTACTTTGTAGCATTTTCACTTGTTGTAGCAGATTTTGACAAGGATGGATTTAAAGAAATTTATGTGGGGGGACACAGTTATAACTCCCCCTACGTATTAACAAAGTTTGATCATCAACTCAATAAAATAGGTGAATACTGGCATCATGGTCATTTATGGGGGATGAATTATTTACAACTGGGGAGCGAAGAGGGGATTGTACTTTTGGGATTAAATGATGTTAATGATGATAAAGCTTTTCCGGTTGCTGTATTTTTAGACCCTAATAAGATCATGGGGAAATTGCAGTCAGCCAATACGCCAGTATTTAAGGACCTTCCACTTTTAAATGAAACACATTACAAGAAATTTGCTCGAACCTGGATTTCCGATTCAATTAAGCATAAACCCAGAATTAATACTTTACTGGAAGTTACAAACGATTCAACGTTTAAGGTACAATATGGATTTTCTTCAATTACCTATACTAATCTGTATTCCAGCTTAATTTTAACACTTAACAAAAATTTCGAAGTAGTTGATATTCTCCAGCCGGATGGTTTTAAAAGAAAGTGGGGAAAACTTGATGGGCAGTCTTTTTGA